From Longibacter salinarum, a single genomic window includes:
- a CDS encoding trimeric intracellular cation channel family protein, with product MSEFFYAHLVDLSRTSPGEVLYALDLFGTVVFAISGALAAGRRRMDLFGVLVIAAVTAIGGGTTRDLLLDRHPVFWIDDGAYLIGIAGAALLTFAYTRYIRPPENALLYADAFGLAVFAVVGARVAADHGAGSVIVVLMAGITATVGGMIRDVLCDETPLILRREIYATAALGGGALYLGLQYMGIAPWSAATLTIIAVTATRLAALRWTLHLPSYQIDDEAKGKTATTEDVPSPKGRA from the coding sequence GTGAGCGAATTCTTTTACGCCCATCTTGTCGATCTGTCACGCACATCTCCGGGCGAGGTGCTGTACGCGTTGGATCTGTTTGGAACGGTGGTGTTCGCGATATCGGGTGCCCTCGCGGCAGGCCGTCGACGCATGGACCTGTTCGGTGTCCTGGTCATCGCGGCAGTCACGGCCATCGGGGGCGGAACGACGCGTGATTTGCTTCTCGACCGTCACCCTGTCTTCTGGATCGATGACGGGGCGTATCTCATCGGAATTGCCGGCGCAGCACTTCTTACGTTTGCGTACACGAGATATATTCGCCCCCCTGAAAATGCACTTCTGTATGCCGATGCCTTCGGGCTCGCCGTCTTTGCCGTTGTCGGAGCCCGGGTCGCGGCCGATCACGGCGCCGGATCCGTCATTGTCGTGTTGATGGCGGGGATCACTGCGACGGTCGGTGGGATGATCCGGGACGTGTTGTGTGATGAAACGCCGCTTATCCTCCGGCGAGAAATTTACGCCACGGCGGCACTCGGTGGCGGAGCTTTGTATCTCGGCCTTCAGTACATGGGCATCGCACCGTGGAGCGCCGCAACGCTGACGATTATAGCGGTAACGGCAACGCGCCTGGCCGCACTGCGGTGGACGTTGCATCTGCCGTCGTACCAGATCGACGATGAGGCGAAGGGAAAAACGGCGACCACGGAAGACGTACCCTCGCCGAAGGGACGAGCATAG
- a CDS encoding DUF1152 domain-containing protein, whose translation MEHVKDTLIFAGGGGGDALAALMVADAFGLDPKRTAFATLVWERTLFDPEPGPRAPEDFEAIQAVGEHNHRITASSRLRGDRTTFVPRLAESFGVSYYLMDVTRGPERVRTQISELQQRLGFDRVLVVDVGGDILARGHEEMLRSPLADGLALAGTHDLDADVRVIVTGLGLDGELSEQDVADVHADLIEGNDDLTTGTITPDTASRFASAFRWLPSEVSGLTTAAALGHRGTAEIRSSGLRVELSDESCTVRSFAHDDVYQRNEIAAAFEGICSIEQCETVLQDFGRTSELEYERRSRDRLETTVESRTMKSLPLEELEADLIDYSATVQEEGVQYLSIRRIAKVLDLQRHELESFKTYLAENHADRFQPPIWTCSASANAGQTDPGRSIGFAQVGGQG comes from the coding sequence GTGGAGCACGTCAAAGATACGCTTATTTTTGCAGGGGGAGGCGGCGGTGACGCGCTGGCGGCTCTCATGGTCGCAGACGCGTTTGGCCTCGATCCAAAGCGAACGGCCTTCGCGACGCTCGTCTGGGAGCGCACGTTGTTTGACCCCGAGCCGGGACCCCGCGCGCCGGAAGACTTCGAAGCGATCCAGGCGGTCGGTGAGCATAACCACCGCATCACGGCCTCAAGTCGCCTCCGTGGGGATCGGACGACCTTCGTCCCGCGACTCGCCGAGTCGTTTGGTGTGTCGTACTACCTGATGGATGTGACCCGTGGCCCGGAGCGCGTTCGGACGCAGATCTCGGAGCTGCAGCAACGTCTCGGTTTCGACCGGGTGCTAGTCGTTGACGTAGGCGGGGATATTCTCGCACGCGGTCACGAGGAGATGCTGCGGAGCCCGCTCGCCGATGGTCTTGCTCTTGCCGGCACGCATGACCTGGATGCGGACGTGCGCGTCATCGTCACTGGGCTCGGCCTCGACGGCGAGCTGTCGGAGCAGGATGTCGCGGATGTGCACGCCGACCTGATTGAGGGCAACGACGATCTTACGACCGGCACGATCACGCCGGACACCGCTTCTCGATTTGCTTCAGCATTCCGTTGGTTGCCCTCCGAAGTGTCGGGACTCACGACGGCCGCCGCGCTCGGGCACCGGGGCACAGCCGAAATTCGGAGCTCCGGTCTGCGGGTCGAGCTGTCGGACGAGAGCTGCACGGTCCGAAGTTTTGCGCACGACGATGTGTACCAGCGGAATGAGATCGCGGCGGCGTTCGAGGGGATCTGCTCGATCGAGCAATGCGAGACCGTGCTCCAGGACTTTGGGCGGACGTCGGAGTTGGAGTATGAGCGACGGTCGCGCGACCGCCTGGAAACCACGGTCGAGTCGCGCACGATGAAGTCGCTACCACTGGAGGAGTTGGAGGCAGATCTGATCGACTATTCGGCCACCGTCCAGGAAGAGGGCGTGCAGTACTTGAGTATTCGCCGGATTGCGAAGGTACTCGATCTGCAGCGACATGAACTGGAATCGTTCAAGACCTATCTCGCTGAAAATCACGCAGATCGATTCCAGCCGCCGATCTGGACGTGCTCGGCATCTGCCAATGCCGGTCAAACCGATCCGGGCCGGTCGATCGGTTTCGCTCAGGTTGGCGGTCAGGGATAG
- a CDS encoding class I SAM-dependent methyltransferase — translation MSLYQKIFAHGLALGDDAQHRVYADRKQEMFADLSGTVVEIGPGTGVNIPYLPDGIRWLGLEPNLHMHDFLRKKLGDRDIDAEILERSIQESGLADASADFVISTLVLCSVPDVPAAIAEIRRILKPGGSFLFIEHVAAPPGDWLRVVQSGIRPVWRPLGDGCCPDRDTGKMIEEAGFSSVEYETFRTGLPVVSPHIAGRAVR, via the coding sequence GTGTCGCTCTACCAGAAAATCTTTGCTCACGGGCTGGCTCTAGGCGACGACGCGCAGCATCGCGTCTACGCCGACAGGAAGCAGGAGATGTTTGCCGATCTGTCGGGGACGGTGGTCGAAATTGGACCGGGGACGGGTGTCAATATTCCATATCTTCCGGATGGAATTCGGTGGCTGGGTCTCGAACCGAATCTCCACATGCACGACTTTCTGCGTAAAAAGCTCGGAGACCGCGATATCGATGCGGAGATTCTTGAGCGATCGATTCAAGAATCCGGTCTCGCGGACGCGAGCGCCGATTTCGTCATCAGCACCCTGGTGCTTTGCTCCGTTCCTGACGTTCCAGCTGCTATCGCCGAGATTCGACGCATCCTCAAGCCTGGTGGCTCCTTCCTCTTCATCGAACACGTCGCGGCTCCTCCGGGCGACTGGCTTCGGGTGGTTCAGTCCGGCATCCGTCCGGTCTGGCGACCACTGGGCGATGGCTGCTGTCCGGATCGCGATACGGGGAAGATGATCGAAGAAGCCGGATTCTCGTCCGTCGAATATGAGACGTTTCGAACGGGGCTTCCCGTCGTGTCCCCGCACATCGCTGGCCGAGCCGTGCGGTGA